A genomic stretch from Flavobacteriales bacterium TMED191 includes:
- a CDS encoding DUF3127 domain-containing protein, with the protein MSNLSITGTLTKKNQIENIENKEGKKWIKQTFLIDIGQDYNSKICFQLFGEEKVKILESYNIGDRIEVFFNISSREYNNRYYHNIDAWKINPSNNSNLNPDSEEKEELPF; encoded by the coding sequence ATGAGCAACTTATCAATAACAGGTACACTAACAAAAAAAAATCAAATAGAAAACATTGAAAACAAAGAGGGCAAAAAATGGATAAAACAAACATTTCTGATTGACATAGGTCAAGATTATAATAGTAAAATATGCTTTCAATTATTCGGGGAAGAAAAGGTGAAAATTCTTGAATCATATAACATAGGGGATAGAATTGAAGTTTTCTTTAACATATCTTCGAGAGAATATAATAATCGATACTATCACAATATAGATGCATGGAAGATTAATCCATCAAATAATTCAAATCTAAACCCAGATTCAGAAGAAAAAGAAGAATTACCTTTTTAA